The Suncus etruscus isolate mSunEtr1 chromosome 7, mSunEtr1.pri.cur, whole genome shotgun sequence genome includes a window with the following:
- the ANKRD16 gene encoding ankyrin repeat domain-containing protein 16, whose amino-acid sequence MEAFRFCATDEFTDTKRLCRLVQQGRLDVLQNILPALPTVPPGLLHCAARHGQLHVLSFLAEALRMDVEAADRHAKRPLHEAAAAGHRHCVRHLLALGAAVDCLKQGDWTPLMLACTKGNLEVIQDLVESGANPLLKNKDGWNSFHIASREGHPQILQYLLVICPNVWKTESKTQRTPLHTAAMHGRLEAVQVLLQRCQYEPNSRDSCGLTPFMDAIQCGHVDVAWLLLERHQACVSIKDCQGAQAIHRAAVTGQRDAIQFLVCRLGIDVDVRAQPSLLTALHYAAQEGHISTIQTLLSLGADINAKDGRGRSALHLARAGQHGACVEFLLQAGLRDSADT is encoded by the exons ATGGAGGCGTTTCGGTTCTGCGCCACGGACGAGTTCACGGACACAAAACGCCTGTGCCGCCTGGTGCAGCAGGGCCGGCTGGACGTCCTGCAGAACATACTGCCAGCCTTGCCGACGGTCCCCCCGGGGCTCCTGCACTGCGCCGCCCGCCACGGCCAGCTGCACGTGCTGAGCTTCCTGGCCGAAGCCCTCCGCATGGACGTCGAGGCTGCCGACCGGCACGCCAAGCGGCCCCTGCACGAGGCCGCCGCCGCCGGCCACCGCCACTGCGTGCGCCACCTGCTGGCCCTGGGCGCCGCCGTCGACTGCCTCAAGCAGGGCGACTG gactCCGCTGATGCTGGCATGCACCAAGGGGAACCTGGAGGTGATCCAGGACCTTGTGGAGAGTGGCGCAAACCCCCTTCTGAAGAACAAGGATGGCTGGAACAGTTTCCACATCGCCAGCCGAGAGGGCCACCCCCAGATCCTCCAGTACCTCCTTGTCATCTGCCCGAATGTCTGGAAGACGGAAAGTAAGACTCAGAGGACCCCGCTGCACACTGCAG CTATGCATGGCCGTTTAGAGGCAGTACAGGTGCTTCTTCAGAG gtgCCAGTATGAACCCAACAGCAGGGACAGCTGCGGCCTCACACCCTTCATGGATGCCATCCAGTGTGGGCATGTTGATGTAGCCTGGCTGCTGCTTGAACGGCACCAG GCTTGTGTATCCATAAAAGACTGCCAGGGGGCCCAGGCCATCCACCGGGCAGCGGTCACAGGGCAGAGGGACGCCATCCAGTTCCTGGTCTGTCGACTGGGTATTGATGTGGATGTGAGAGCTCAACCCTCACTCCTCACAGCACTTCACTACGCTGCTCAG GAAGGCCACATTAGCACCATCCAGACACTTCTCTCTCTGGGAGCTGACATCAATGCCAAGGATGGAAGAGGCAGGTCAG CCCTGCACCTGGCTCGAGCAGGGCAGCATGGGGCTTGTGTGGAGTTCCTCCTGCAGGCTGGCCTGCGGGACAGTGCGGACACATAG